One window of the candidate division KSB1 bacterium genome contains the following:
- a CDS encoding ERAP1-like C-terminal domain-containing protein — MSIKSLQILLIPLTLFALVPLSCSKKPGLDIVQGVSLEIARHRAKTISNLHYQLHFSIPESLDQEITGQVVISLQLNDLSLPLIIDFNENPAKVIRVGNKETEINYEFINGHIVISSTYLKMGDISIVIDFIAGESSLNRNEKFLYTLFVPNRASFAFPCFDQPNLKAIYKLSLEIPETWQAVANGKLAKTKTSQGRMRFDFAETKLISTYLFSFAVGEFEVISEERNGRIMRMFHRETDAEKVQSNTKTIFDLHFTALNWLEEYTGIPYPFDKFDFVLIPSFQYGGMEHPGAILYRASRLFLERSATQNQKLGRASVIAHETAHMWFGNLVTMDWFNDVWMKEVFANFMAAKIVNPSFPEINHPLRFLLAHYPGAYGVDRTAGANPIRQDLDNLKNAGTLYGAIIYQKAPIVMKHLERLVGEKSFQSGLREYLHQFNYGNATWPDLIAILDKKSEEDLKAWSEVWVNQPGRPHLTTEITFDKNGNISKLLVKQEDSQNIGQTWNQLMDLVIVRDNSSQYFPVQMNQEVVEVKEALGLPKPDFVLANGTGLGYGNFELDTDSRNFLLSNIHKIDDALLRGVAWITLWEEMLHFRVLPGALFNTAKTALQHENDTQNIERILSYLNSAFWKFHTDSQRRKLAIDIETLLWDLINKPMNPKAITSYFRTFRSIAVTEKAVAKLLKIWQEELTIPGLFIQENDMTTLCFELAVRGIPESEDVIRGQLQRIKSPDRKARFKFILPALSADQTVRDEFFESLKEDKNRSHEPWVLTGLRYLHHPIRGSQSQKYLRESLELLQEIQQTGDIFFPKRWLDVIFGGHNSAEAAEIVDRFLKDQKNYTDRLRGKILQSTDLLVRAVSISNEQ; from the coding sequence ATGTCAATAAAATCCTTACAAATCCTCCTAATTCCGTTGACTTTGTTTGCGCTAGTTCCGTTAAGTTGTTCAAAAAAGCCTGGTCTGGATATTGTACAAGGTGTATCGCTCGAAATCGCCAGACATCGTGCAAAAACCATTTCCAATCTCCATTACCAATTACATTTCTCTATTCCGGAATCGTTGGATCAAGAAATCACGGGCCAGGTTGTTATAAGCCTTCAATTGAACGATCTTTCTTTGCCACTCATCATTGATTTTAATGAAAATCCCGCTAAAGTGATTCGTGTAGGAAATAAGGAAACCGAGATCAATTACGAATTCATAAATGGCCATATTGTCATTTCGTCGACATATTTAAAAATGGGGGATATTAGTATCGTCATCGATTTTATTGCCGGCGAAAGCTCACTTAACCGCAATGAAAAATTTCTCTACACACTTTTTGTTCCGAACCGTGCGTCATTTGCCTTCCCATGTTTTGATCAACCGAATTTAAAAGCAATCTATAAACTCTCACTGGAGATTCCGGAAACCTGGCAAGCGGTCGCAAATGGAAAATTGGCAAAGACTAAGACTTCACAAGGTAGAATGCGCTTTGATTTTGCAGAAACTAAACTTATCAGCACATATTTATTTTCTTTTGCAGTAGGTGAATTCGAAGTGATTAGCGAGGAGCGGAACGGTCGAATTATGCGAATGTTTCACAGGGAAACCGATGCAGAAAAAGTGCAATCCAATACCAAAACTATTTTTGATTTACATTTTACCGCGCTTAATTGGCTGGAAGAGTACACCGGCATCCCCTACCCTTTCGACAAATTTGATTTCGTTCTGATCCCCTCTTTTCAGTATGGCGGTATGGAACATCCCGGAGCGATTTTATATCGCGCTTCCAGACTATTTTTGGAACGTTCGGCAACTCAAAATCAAAAGCTGGGTCGGGCGAGTGTGATTGCCCATGAAACCGCTCATATGTGGTTTGGCAATCTCGTTACTATGGACTGGTTTAACGATGTCTGGATGAAGGAAGTCTTTGCCAATTTCATGGCTGCAAAAATCGTTAATCCCAGCTTTCCGGAGATCAATCACCCCCTGCGTTTCCTCCTGGCTCATTACCCCGGCGCTTATGGCGTCGACCGAACTGCAGGCGCCAATCCGATCCGCCAGGATTTGGATAATTTGAAAAACGCCGGCACACTTTATGGCGCAATCATTTATCAAAAAGCGCCCATTGTTATGAAACACCTGGAGCGCTTGGTAGGCGAGAAATCCTTTCAATCAGGTTTAAGGGAGTATCTACATCAGTTCAACTATGGCAATGCGACCTGGCCGGATCTGATCGCGATTCTCGATAAAAAATCAGAAGAGGACCTAAAGGCCTGGAGCGAAGTTTGGGTAAATCAACCCGGCAGACCCCATCTTACCACAGAAATAACTTTTGATAAAAATGGCAATATTTCAAAATTGCTGGTGAAACAAGAAGACAGCCAAAATATAGGACAAACCTGGAACCAACTGATGGACCTGGTTATAGTTCGTGATAATAGTAGCCAGTACTTTCCAGTTCAAATGAATCAAGAGGTTGTTGAAGTTAAAGAAGCGCTGGGATTACCCAAACCCGATTTTGTGCTGGCAAATGGCACCGGGTTAGGTTACGGCAATTTTGAACTTGATACGGACAGCCGGAACTTTTTGCTTAGCAATATTCACAAAATCGATGACGCTCTTTTACGCGGGGTTGCCTGGATTACGCTGTGGGAGGAAATGCTGCATTTTCGTGTATTGCCAGGTGCATTGTTCAACACAGCCAAAACAGCTTTACAACACGAAAACGATACTCAAAATATCGAACGCATCCTCAGTTATCTAAACTCTGCATTCTGGAAGTTTCATACAGACAGCCAACGCAGAAAATTGGCCATAGACATTGAAACATTATTGTGGGATTTAATCAACAAGCCTATGAATCCGAAAGCGATCACAAGCTATTTCCGCACTTTTCGCAGTATTGCTGTTACCGAAAAAGCTGTAGCAAAATTGCTTAAAATCTGGCAGGAAGAGCTGACGATCCCCGGACTCTTCATCCAGGAAAATGACATGACTACTCTTTGTTTCGAATTAGCTGTCCGCGGCATTCCTGAATCTGAAGATGTGATCAGAGGCCAATTGCAAAGAATTAAAAGTCCGGATAGAAAAGCCAGGTTTAAATTTATACTGCCGGCATTGTCGGCGGATCAAACTGTTCGTGACGAATTCTTCGAAAGTCTGAAAGAAGATAAAAATAGAAGCCATGAACCCTGGGTCTTAACCGGATTGCGTTATTTGCATCACCCTATTCGTGGTTCACAATCACAGAAATATTTGAGAGAGAGCCTGGAACTATTGCAGGAAATACAACAAACCGGCGACATCTTTTTCCCCAAGCGCTGGTTGGATGTTATTTTTGGAGGGCATAACTCAGCCGAAGCCGCTGAAATTGTAGATCGATTCTTAAAGGACCAAAAGAATTATACCGATCGCTTGCGAGGAAAAATATTGCAATCGACTGATTTATTGGTAAGGGCGGTATCGATCAGCAATGAACAATGA